A single genomic interval of Hevea brasiliensis isolate MT/VB/25A 57/8 chromosome 4, ASM3005281v1, whole genome shotgun sequence harbors:
- the LOC110652141 gene encoding dehydration-responsive element-binding protein 3: MTKQTQNSETESSSNSSSSPSSSSSSSSSPSPPSPSSPGSNHSVSNPNSNSVPSKPQQQQLDLQDGHFPTKKIKRLRDSNKHPVYRGVRMRNWGKWVSEIREPRKKSRIWLGTFPTPEMAARAHDVAALSIKGNSTILNFPELANYLPRPASLAPRDVQAAAAKAAQMDIFDQKLDSKTSSSISLASTTSLSSLVSAMDLSTGSEDELSEIVELPSLETSYDSSGLKNDFLLDDSVEGWVYPPPWLQSGEDSYGGGCLFDELTAAAGEGLMPNSSFGQGLLWDY; this comes from the coding sequence ATGACTAAGCAAACTCAAAATTCAGAGACTGAAAGCAGCTCAAACTCATCGTCATCGCCATCGTCATCGTCATCGTCATCGTCATCGCCATCGCCACCCTCACCCTCTTCACCAGGGTCAAACCATTCAGTCTCCAAcccaaactctaactctgtcccatCAAAACCCCAACAACAACAACTAGACCTACAAGACGGACACTTCCCAACCAAAAAGATCAAACGCTTGCGGGACTCCAACAAACACCCAGTCTACCGTGGAGTTCGCATGCGGAACTGGGGCAAATGGGTCTCTGAAATTCGCGAGCCCCGCAAGAAATCCCGCATTTGGCTCGGTACCTTCCCTACCCCTGAAATGGCAGCTCGAGCCCATGACGTTGCTGCCTTAAGCATCAAGGGCAACTCCACCATTCTCAACTTTCCCGAGCTCGCCAACTACCTCCCTCGACCTGCATCACTCGCCCCACGCGACGTGCAAGCCGCCGCAGCCAAGGCAGCCCAAATGGACATATTTGACCAAAAGCTCGACTCAAAAACATCTTCCTCAATATCTTTGGCTTCCACCACTTCTTTATCCTCGCTGGTATCGGCGATGGATTTATCTACGGGATCAGAAGACGAGTTGAGTGAGATCGTGGAATTGCCGAGTCTGGAGACGAGTTACGACTCGTCCGGGTTGAAGAACGATTTTCTGTTGGATGACTCAGTTGAGGGATGGGTGTATCCTCCACCATGGCTGCAGAGCGGGGAGGATAGTTACGGTGGTGGGTGTCTGTTCGATGAGCTAACAGCGGCAGCTGGGGAGGGCTTGATGCCAAATAGTAGCTTTGGGCAAGGTTTGTTGTGGGATTATTAG